From a single Serratia surfactantfaciens genomic region:
- a CDS encoding fimbrial biogenesis chaperone gives MPQISRSARRWAALSLCLMSFAATHALASVTLLGNRVIYPAEAREKTLQFTNDDGVPALMQIWLDINNPQSTPENADAPFVASPQIFRMNPHSGQMVRLSFVGQPLARDRESLFYLNFLQVPAVRQTDNDKNKLLLVVTNRLKVFYRPAGLAGDANHVIDRLSLRQVGNALRVDNPTGYYANVSQAVILSGAKRSAIPQADLIPPFSQANWPVNGEVRQVALRVINDYGVEITRTLNVAR, from the coding sequence ATGCCGCAGATATCCCGTTCCGCCCGCCGATGGGCCGCCCTGTCGCTTTGCCTGATGAGTTTTGCCGCCACCCACGCCTTGGCCAGCGTAACGCTGCTCGGCAACCGCGTGATCTACCCCGCCGAGGCGCGGGAGAAAACGCTGCAGTTCACCAACGATGACGGCGTCCCGGCGCTGATGCAGATCTGGCTCGACATCAACAACCCGCAGTCCACGCCGGAAAACGCCGATGCGCCCTTTGTCGCCTCGCCGCAAATCTTCCGCATGAATCCGCACAGCGGGCAAATGGTGCGGTTGTCGTTCGTCGGTCAGCCGCTGGCGCGCGATCGCGAATCGCTGTTCTACCTTAACTTCCTGCAGGTGCCCGCCGTACGGCAGACGGACAACGACAAGAACAAACTGCTGCTGGTGGTCACCAATCGGCTGAAGGTGTTTTATCGCCCCGCCGGGCTGGCCGGCGACGCCAACCACGTCATCGATCGCCTTAGCCTGCGCCAGGTCGGCAACGCGCTGCGCGTCGACAACCCGACCGGCTACTACGCCAACGTCAGCCAAGCGGTCATCCTGAGCGGCGCGAAGCGCAGCGCCATTCCGCAGGCGGATCTGATCCCGCCGTTTTCACAGGCCAATTGGCCGGTGAACGGGGAGGTACGGCAGGTCGCACTGCGCGTCATCAATGACTATGGGGTGGAAATCACGCGCACCCTGAACGTCGCGCGCTGA
- a CDS encoding fimbrial protein produces the protein MNVKLVALSLLALSGACAAASSNTVQFKGEVSTQTCSVNINGNQSNPVVLLPTVAASKLATKGATAGDTTFTVNVTGCAAATSDTAIKTVLAGNNPTTNGNLGNAGDAAKVSIQLLDSDATTPLSFASGSTVTTSAMTLAKDATSTSQNLVARYYAEDTGVAAGSVIATAQFAISYK, from the coding sequence ATGAATGTTAAATTAGTCGCATTATCCCTGCTGGCTCTCTCCGGCGCCTGTGCGGCCGCCTCGTCCAATACGGTGCAATTCAAAGGCGAAGTCAGCACGCAAACCTGTTCGGTGAATATTAACGGCAACCAATCCAACCCGGTCGTGCTGCTGCCGACCGTCGCCGCCAGCAAACTCGCCACCAAAGGCGCCACCGCCGGCGACACCACCTTTACCGTTAACGTGACGGGCTGCGCGGCGGCGACCAGCGATACGGCGATCAAAACCGTGCTGGCGGGCAACAACCCGACCACCAACGGCAACCTGGGCAACGCGGGCGATGCCGCCAAGGTGTCCATTCAACTGCTGGACAGCGACGCCACCACGCCGCTGTCGTTCGCCAGCGGTTCGACCGTCACCACGTCGGCGATGACGCTGGCGAAAGACGCCACCTCCACCTCGCAGAACCTGGTGGCCCGCTACTACGCGGAAGACACCGGCGTAGCGGCCGGTTCGGTGATCGCCACCGCCCAGTTCGCCATTAGCTACAAATAA
- a CDS encoding helix-turn-helix transcriptional regulator — translation MKFINYTRREYNGVRLLFFVDKTSPLILAFIAAAQPDAILHKREALQMVRETCTALVRREEEGERRVMNRHRAAAITPGEAAVLCETARTEDIRLTARRLNLHPKTVYSHLNNAGKKFGIRNRVELLKMIALL, via the coding sequence TTGAAATTCATTAATTATACCCGCCGTGAATATAACGGCGTGAGATTACTGTTCTTCGTCGATAAGACTTCGCCGCTGATTCTGGCGTTTATCGCTGCGGCGCAGCCGGATGCGATTTTGCACAAACGGGAAGCGTTGCAGATGGTGCGAGAGACTTGCACGGCGCTGGTCCGCCGTGAGGAGGAAGGTGAGCGGCGCGTGATGAACCGGCATCGGGCGGCGGCGATCACGCCTGGCGAGGCGGCGGTGCTGTGTGAAACCGCCCGTACGGAAGATATCCGCCTGACCGCGCGGCGGCTAAACCTGCATCCGAAAACCGTTTATTCGCACCTCAATAACGCCGGCAAAAAGTTCGGCATTCGCAATCGGGTGGAACTGTTGAAGATGATTGCGCTGCTGTAG
- a CDS encoding winged helix-turn-helix transcriptional regulator produces MKAKDFEGMTCSVAHVLSALGDRWGAILMRDLLLGLSRYDDLRQSTGITNSTLANRLKALESEGLIEKRQYQTRPDRYEYLPTEKGKDLGLLVMAMIQIGDKWNLSELAGPPLRVVDRMTGHPATLRVVDAVTGESLPPQSLALAAGPGADEITRWRLAVGQAR; encoded by the coding sequence ATGAAGGCAAAAGATTTTGAAGGCATGACGTGTTCGGTGGCCCACGTGCTGTCGGCGTTGGGCGATCGCTGGGGCGCTATCCTCATGCGCGATCTGCTGCTGGGGCTCTCGCGTTATGACGATCTGCGCCAGTCGACCGGCATCACCAACAGTACGCTGGCCAATCGGCTCAAAGCGCTGGAAAGCGAAGGCCTTATCGAAAAGCGGCAATACCAGACCCGCCCCGATCGCTATGAGTATCTGCCGACGGAGAAGGGAAAAGATCTCGGGCTGCTGGTGATGGCGATGATTCAGATTGGCGACAAGTGGAATCTGTCCGAGCTGGCCGGGCCGCCGCTGCGCGTGGTCGACCGCATGACCGGCCACCCCGCCACCCTGCGCGTAGTGGATGCCGTGACCGGCGAATCGCTGCCGCCGCAAAGCCTGGCGCTGGCGGCCGGGCCCGGCGCCGATGAGATCACGCGATGGCGGCTGGCCGTCGGCCAGGCCCGATAA
- a CDS encoding tautomerase family protein — MPLWQIYHPEPAFSAADKRAIAQQVTALYQDFLPRFYVNVFFHALPTGSAYLGGEPADDFVRVTIDHIARAMDNDAEQQQFLAACTRILQPYIAARGLRWELHVDETPFSLWTIEGLKPPAPGTAAGERWRKENRPSVWEGSGAGGISDA, encoded by the coding sequence ATGCCACTGTGGCAGATCTACCACCCCGAACCGGCCTTCAGCGCTGCCGATAAACGCGCGATTGCGCAGCAGGTCACCGCCCTGTACCAGGACTTTTTGCCGCGTTTCTACGTCAACGTCTTCTTCCATGCGTTGCCGACAGGTTCGGCCTATCTCGGCGGCGAACCGGCCGATGACTTCGTGCGGGTGACCATCGACCATATCGCGCGCGCCATGGACAACGACGCGGAGCAGCAGCAATTTCTGGCGGCCTGCACCCGCATCCTGCAACCCTACATCGCCGCACGCGGGCTGCGCTGGGAGCTGCATGTGGACGAAACGCCGTTCTCGCTGTGGACTATCGAAGGTTTAAAACCGCCGGCGCCGGGGACGGCGGCGGGAGAGCGGTGGCGCAAGGAGAACCGGCCTTCGGTGTGGGAGGGTAGCGGCGCTGGCGGAATATCCGATGCTTAA
- a CDS encoding LysR family transcriptional regulator, giving the protein MNFRHIQAFLALVEEKHFGKAAKRIHITQSAFSMQIKALEEEIGAPLFIRNNRNVELTEVGEIFLKNAPDIYEKIKSTLDETKAAAKGENGNVRIGFVGNAVAAGLVTADIHRFKAEHPGVNFRAKEMSYWKQIDEIVNGNIDVSYCPNLDLSIPPELGFIAIKKFDWVVVIQEDSDLAKKEALNKEDLSGRDFIIYSENSGDDGQLRILNAIIEEDIKVAYRLDSTLSVLAMVASGLGIAIVPSTLSSIKLPNITYRPIPAVDNATEVFFIYRKNEKSAIVNAFIADVQHNL; this is encoded by the coding sequence ATGAATTTTCGCCATATCCAGGCATTCCTGGCCCTCGTTGAAGAAAAACACTTTGGCAAAGCGGCCAAACGCATTCATATTACGCAGTCGGCTTTCAGCATGCAGATAAAAGCGCTGGAAGAAGAGATTGGCGCACCACTTTTTATTCGTAACAACCGTAATGTAGAACTCACCGAAGTGGGAGAGATATTTTTAAAGAATGCGCCGGATATTTATGAAAAAATAAAAAGCACGCTTGACGAAACCAAAGCGGCGGCGAAAGGTGAGAATGGCAATGTGCGCATCGGATTTGTCGGCAATGCCGTGGCGGCAGGATTAGTCACCGCCGATATTCATCGATTTAAAGCAGAGCATCCCGGCGTAAACTTCCGCGCCAAAGAGATGTCTTACTGGAAACAAATCGATGAGATCGTCAACGGAAATATCGACGTCAGCTACTGCCCCAATCTGGATCTCAGCATCCCACCAGAACTCGGCTTTATAGCCATAAAAAAATTTGACTGGGTTGTCGTGATTCAGGAAGACTCCGATCTGGCGAAAAAAGAGGCCTTGAACAAGGAAGACCTCTCTGGACGAGACTTTATCATCTACTCGGAAAACAGCGGAGACGATGGCCAGCTTCGTATCCTGAACGCCATTATTGAAGAAGACATCAAGGTGGCCTATCGGTTGGACAGCACCTTAAGCGTGCTCGCCATGGTGGCCTCCGGCCTGGGCATCGCCATCGTTCCCTCAACGCTATCCTCAATCAAACTGCCTAACATCACCTACAGGCCGATCCCCGCCGTCGATAACGCAACTGAGGTTTTTTTCATCTATCGCAAGAATGAAAAATCCGCCATCGTTAATGCATTCATAGCCGATGTACAACATAACCTATGA
- a CDS encoding amidohydrolase family protein — MNSLARIDVHTHLVPPFWGSALPSHGGDPSGWNLPKWTADDHLRYMDRQQIATSVLSLTAPSVVGWEGQARRDMARKVNEYTADLVAKYPTRFGHFATVPLPDVEGAVREVEYALDVLKADGVVLLTNYEGVYLGDKKWAPLWAALNQRSAVVFIHPGHPIMDLLDGVPGPLVDYPFDTTRNAVHMVLNGVMDNYPDVKIILSHAGGFLPYAALRFTLLAESLNPNGPSAQELNDKFKRFYFDTALSSGPNAFSSLLTFANHNNILFGSDYPYAPESVAAKFNHILDAETNLTDAQKASFNRNNGLALFARLNK, encoded by the coding sequence ATGAATTCATTAGCCAGAATTGATGTTCATACTCACCTGGTTCCGCCCTTTTGGGGCAGTGCGCTGCCGAGCCACGGCGGCGATCCGTCCGGATGGAACTTGCCCAAATGGACGGCGGACGACCATCTGCGCTATATGGACAGACAGCAAATAGCGACCAGCGTCTTGTCGTTAACCGCGCCAAGCGTGGTTGGCTGGGAAGGCCAGGCGCGCCGCGATATGGCCAGGAAAGTCAATGAATATACGGCGGATCTGGTGGCGAAATACCCCACGCGGTTTGGTCACTTCGCGACTGTGCCGTTGCCGGACGTTGAGGGGGCAGTGCGTGAAGTTGAGTATGCACTGGATGTGCTGAAAGCCGATGGCGTGGTGTTATTAACCAACTATGAAGGGGTTTATTTAGGGGATAAAAAGTGGGCTCCGCTTTGGGCGGCGCTTAACCAACGCTCTGCCGTTGTTTTCATTCACCCTGGTCATCCCATCATGGATTTGCTGGATGGCGTTCCTGGCCCCTTGGTTGATTATCCGTTTGATACTACCCGCAATGCCGTCCATATGGTGCTGAACGGCGTTATGGACAATTATCCTGACGTGAAAATTATTCTTTCGCATGCCGGCGGCTTCCTGCCTTATGCCGCTTTGCGTTTTACATTGCTGGCGGAGTCGCTTAATCCAAATGGGCCGTCAGCTCAGGAATTGAACGATAAGTTTAAGCGTTTTTATTTTGATACCGCATTGTCTTCCGGCCCGAATGCATTCTCCAGCCTGCTGACCTTTGCGAATCATAATAATATTCTGTTCGGCAGCGATTATCCTTATGCACCGGAGTCCGTCGCCGCTAAGTTTAATCATATTCTCGACGCCGAAACAAACCTGACTGATGCGCAAAAAGCAAGCTTCAACCGAAATAACGGTCTGGCGCTTTTCGCGCGGTTAAATAAATAA
- the ychF gene encoding redox-regulated ATPase YchF, which yields MGFKCGIVGLPNVGKSTLFNALTKAGIEAANFPFCTIEPNTGVVPMPDPRLDKLAEIVKPQRILPTTMEFVDIAGLVKGASKGEGLGNQFLTNIRETEAIGHVVRCFENDNIIHVNNKVDPAEDIDVINTELALSDLDTCERAIHRVQKKAKGGDKDAKAELAALEKCLPHLENAGMLRALDLTAEDKAAIKYLSFLTLKPTMYIANVNEDGFENNPYLDTVRKIADAEGSVVVAVCAAVESDIAELEDEERDEFMAELGLEEPGLNRVIRAGYELLNLQTYFTAGVKEVRAWTIPVGATAPQAAGKIHTDFEKGFIRAQTIAFDDFITYKGEQGAKEAGKMRSEGKDYIVKDGDVMNFLFNV from the coding sequence ATGGGATTCAAATGCGGTATCGTCGGCCTGCCTAACGTAGGCAAATCCACCCTGTTCAACGCGTTGACCAAAGCGGGCATTGAAGCAGCCAACTTCCCGTTCTGCACCATTGAACCGAACACCGGTGTGGTGCCGATGCCCGATCCGCGTCTGGATAAGCTGGCCGAGATCGTCAAGCCGCAGCGCATTCTGCCAACTACCATGGAATTCGTCGACATCGCCGGCCTGGTGAAAGGCGCGTCTAAAGGTGAAGGCCTGGGCAACCAGTTCCTGACCAACATCCGCGAAACCGAAGCCATCGGCCACGTGGTGCGCTGCTTCGAGAACGACAACATCATCCACGTCAACAACAAGGTCGATCCGGCCGAAGATATCGACGTGATCAACACCGAGCTGGCACTGTCTGACCTGGACACCTGCGAGCGCGCCATCCACCGCGTGCAGAAGAAAGCCAAAGGCGGCGACAAAGACGCCAAGGCCGAGCTGGCGGCGCTGGAGAAATGCCTGCCGCACCTGGAAAACGCCGGCATGCTGCGCGCGCTGGACCTGACCGCAGAAGACAAGGCGGCGATCAAATACCTGAGCTTCCTGACGCTGAAGCCGACCATGTACATCGCCAACGTCAACGAAGACGGCTTCGAGAACAACCCGTACCTGGACACCGTGCGTAAAATCGCCGACGCCGAAGGCTCCGTGGTAGTTGCCGTGTGCGCCGCCGTGGAATCCGACATCGCCGAGCTGGAAGACGAAGAGCGCGACGAGTTCATGGCCGAGCTGGGCCTGGAAGAGCCGGGCCTGAACCGCGTGATCCGCGCCGGTTACGAGCTGCTGAACCTGCAGACCTACTTCACCGCCGGCGTGAAAGAAGTGCGCGCCTGGACCATCCCGGTCGGCGCCACCGCCCCGCAGGCGGCCGGCAAGATCCACACCGACTTCGAGAAAGGCTTTATCCGCGCGCAAACCATCGCCTTTGACGACTTCATCACCTACAAGGGTGAGCAAGGCGCCAAAGAAGCCGGCAAAATGCGCTCCGAAGGTAAAGACTACATCGTCAAAGACGGCGACGTGATGAACTTCTTGTTCAACGTCTAA
- a CDS encoding SulP family inorganic anion transporter, whose protein sequence is MFNLSNVRIADVKNEVLAGFVVAVSMIPEAVGFSLVAGLSPIVGLHTAFIIGLVTALFGGKPGMVSGAAGSIVVVLMSLAAQYGMGYVLWATLFAGAIQILIGAFRLGKFIRLVPLPAIHGFVNGLAIVIMLAQLKMIAGQGPLMYGLVALAIAVVVLFPRLTKAIPSSLAALLVVSALAIGLNLHTLRVGDLADISGALPHFSLPTAPFTLEMVRVVLPYAVVIALVGLIESLLTMTVLDEMGGKKGNGNRESIAQGAGNAVCGLFGCFAGCAMIGQSIINFTSGGRGRISGTVGAILLILFVVSLSRYIGLLPVAALAGVMLVVCYNTFEWSSLRRLRRMPKADALVMIIVTLITIFTDLAVAVISGVIISALVFAWQQARIRVRQRQVAGDVAVYQLDGPLFFGSAAAFAELFDPQSDAQNVVLDFAGTRVMDSSGVEAIDKLTARYLAAGKSIRLRHLSGDCVRLLKRAGPFCSHELDDPQYYVAEEGFTADDRRVGEETFNPRG, encoded by the coding sequence ATGTTTAATCTGAGTAACGTCAGGATCGCGGACGTTAAAAATGAAGTCCTGGCGGGCTTTGTGGTGGCGGTTTCGATGATCCCCGAGGCGGTCGGCTTTTCGCTGGTCGCCGGTCTTTCGCCGATCGTCGGTTTGCACACCGCGTTTATTATCGGCCTGGTCACGGCGCTGTTCGGCGGCAAGCCGGGCATGGTCTCCGGTGCCGCCGGCTCCATTGTGGTGGTGCTGATGAGTCTGGCGGCGCAGTACGGCATGGGTTACGTGCTGTGGGCCACGCTGTTCGCCGGGGCGATTCAAATCCTGATCGGTGCCTTCCGGCTGGGCAAGTTCATTCGTCTGGTGCCGCTGCCGGCGATCCACGGCTTCGTCAACGGTCTGGCGATCGTCATCATGTTGGCGCAGCTGAAGATGATCGCCGGGCAGGGGCCGCTGATGTACGGCCTGGTGGCGCTGGCAATTGCGGTGGTGGTGCTGTTCCCGCGCCTGACCAAAGCCATTCCGTCTTCGCTGGCGGCGCTGCTGGTGGTCTCGGCGTTGGCAATCGGTCTCAATCTGCACACGCTGCGGGTGGGCGATCTGGCGGACATTTCCGGCGCGCTGCCGCACTTCAGCCTGCCGACGGCGCCGTTCACCCTGGAGATGGTGCGGGTAGTGCTGCCCTACGCGGTGGTGATCGCCCTGGTCGGTTTGATTGAATCGCTGCTGACCATGACGGTGCTGGATGAAATGGGCGGCAAGAAGGGGAACGGCAACCGCGAGAGCATCGCGCAGGGCGCCGGTAACGCGGTATGCGGCCTGTTCGGCTGCTTCGCCGGCTGCGCGATGATCGGCCAGTCGATCATCAACTTCACCTCAGGCGGGCGCGGGCGCATTTCCGGCACGGTAGGCGCCATTCTGTTGATTCTGTTCGTGGTCAGCCTGTCGCGCTATATCGGCCTGTTGCCGGTGGCGGCGCTGGCGGGGGTGATGCTGGTGGTGTGTTACAACACCTTCGAGTGGAGCTCGCTGCGCCGTTTGCGCCGCATGCCGAAAGCCGATGCGCTGGTAATGATCATCGTCACGCTGATCACCATCTTTACCGATCTGGCGGTGGCGGTGATCAGCGGGGTGATTATCTCGGCGCTGGTGTTCGCCTGGCAGCAAGCGCGCATCCGCGTGCGCCAGCGGCAGGTGGCGGGCGACGTGGCGGTGTATCAACTGGATGGCCCGCTGTTCTTCGGCTCCGCCGCCGCTTTCGCCGAGCTGTTCGATCCGCAGAGCGATGCGCAGAATGTGGTGCTGGATTTTGCCGGCACCCGGGTGATGGATTCCAGCGGCGTAGAGGCTATCGATAAGCTGACGGCGCGTTATCTGGCGGCGGGAAAAAGCATCCGCCTGCGCCACCTGAGCGGTGACTGCGTGCGCTTGCTCAAGCGCGCCGGGCCGTTCTGCAGCCATGAGCTGGACGATCCGCAGTATTACGTGGCGGAAGAGGGCTTCACCGCCGACGATCGCCGGGTGGGAGAGGAAACCTTCAACCCGCGCGGCTAA